The following nucleotide sequence is from Nitrospirota bacterium.
ACGGACAAGCCTTCAAATGTGGTGATCAGGGGGACTTCTGAAAGCTCTCTGCCTCTGAGGCCGCAGGTGAAACTTGTTGAGGGGCGTTTGCCGCGCGCGGGTTCATCGGAGATATTAGCGGGCCGGAGTATCGCAAAGAGATTTAAAGGCGGCGGGCTTGGCGAGACCATCCGCTTCGGCATGAGGGACTGGACCGTGGTGGGGATATTTGATGCGGGCAACACCGGTTTCAGCTCTGAGATATGGGGAGATGTTGATCAGCTCATGAGCGTGTTCCGGCGTCCTGCTTACTCGTCCGTCATATTCAAACTCCGGGACCCGTCAGGGTTTGAAAAATTCAAGGCGCGCGTTGAGAGCGACCCCAGGCTGACTGTTGAGGCGGACAGGGAAACGGTATATTATGCCAAGCAGTCCGAGATGATGGCGAAATTCATCAGGATACTCGGCCTGTCTCTAACGATGATATTTTCCCTCGGCGCGATCATCGGCGCGATGATCACGATGTACTCGGCAGTCGCCAACCGCACAGCGGAGATCGGAACAATGCGCGCACTCGGGTTTCGGAGGAGAGATATTCTTTTCGCGTTCATGGTGGAATCCCTGCTGCTGAGTTTTACCGGCGGCTGCGCTGGATTGTTCTTTTCATCATTCATGCAGCTTCTGACCATTTCGACCATGAACTTCCAGACCTTTTCGGAACTGGCCTTTACCTTCGCGCTGACCTTCGAGATATTTTACAAGGCCCTCTTGTTCTCACTGATAATGGGATTTATCGGCGGCGTGCTCCCCGCCGCAAGGGCGTCAAGGATGAATATAGTTGAGGCGCTAAGAGAGGGGTGATTGTTGCGGCAGGGATTCCTAGTTAAGAACGCCTGACCTTGACTCTCAGGTGCTCGACCTTCTCAACGATAACATTTTCACCGGCCTTGATCGGTCCATCGCTCCAGGCCTTCCATATCTCGCCGTGGACAAAGACCATGCCTTCGTTATGAATGTCGGTCCTGGCTTTGCCCTCAAGTCCGACAAGCCCTTCGGCCCCGGTGACAGGCTTCTGTTTCTGAGCCTTCACAGCAAGCCTGATCGTCAGGAAGAAAAACAGTGTGGTAAGAAGGACCCCGGGAAGGACCACTTTAAGAGAGAGCTGGAAAAAAGGCAGAGGTGATTCAAAGAGCATCAGGGAGCCAATGGTCATCGAGATTATCCCGCCGATCGTAAGCACGCCATGAGAGATAATTTTGATTTCAAGAATGAAAAGGATCAGGGCGAGAATGATCAGGAGCAGTCCGGCATAATTTACTGGCAGGGTCTGAAATGAATAGAAAGCGAGTATCAACGAGATCGCGCCGAACACCCCTGGGAATATCGCGCCGGGATTTGTCATCTCAAAAAATATGCCGTAAAAGCCTAACAGCATCAGCAAATACGCGACATTCGGATCGCTGATGAGATCCAGGATCTTGCTCCTGATGCCCATCTCCTTCATTACGATCTTTACGTCTTTGGTTTTTAAAACACGCTTCCCTGCCGCGGTTTCAACCTCTTTATTATCTATGGAGTCGAGAAGTGTTTTCAGGTCCGCCGCGACAAGATCGATCACCTTCAGTTTCAAGGCTTCGGTCTCTGTGATCGACACGCTCTCCCGCACAGCCTTCTCCGCCCATTCGGCATTCCTTCCCCTTTTCCCGGCTGTGGACTTAATGTAAGCGGCGGCGTCATTGACGGCCTTTTCCGCCATTGTCTTGTCCATTTTTTCTCCAACGCCTACGGGATGCGCAGCCCCGATATTAGTGCCCGGTGCCATCGCTGCAATATGCGCGGCAATGGTAATGAATACCCCCGCTGACGCGGCCCGCGCCCCTCCCGGAGCTACATAGACAGCTACGGGGACCTCGCTCGCAGTCATCCTTTTTACGATAGACCTCATTGAGGTATCCAGCCCGCCCGGGGTGTCGAGTTCGATGACAAGCAACTCCGCTTTTTCCTTCTCCGCTTCATCTATGCTTTTTGTAATGTATTCGGACATGACGGGATTCACTACGCCATCCGCTTTTATGACGATTATGTCAGCGACCGATTGTGAGACGAAAAGAAGTGACGCGAGAAGGGAAAAAAATATAAACGATATTTTACCGGACATACCGGACATAATTGAATTGCAGTTGAAAAGGTTTTTCATGGTATAATACTTTTACTAAATTTTAACATAAGAATTCAGGATATGCTGAAAATCAACGAAATCTTCAAAAGCATTCAGGGGGAATCAACTTTCGCGGGGCTCCCCTGCACTTTCATAAGACTCGCCGGCTGCAATCTCAGATGCACTTACTGCGATACCAGTTATGCTTACTACAACGGCAAGGAGATCGCTGATGATGAGATCATTTCAAAGATAGATGAATACGGCGTCAAGTACGTGGAGTTCACCGGCGGCGAACCTTTGCTCCAGGAAGAAACTCCGCCTTTGCTTAAGACCCTCCTTGATAAGGGCTACACCGTATTGATCGAAACAAACGGCTCCATATGCATCGGCTGCCTCGACAAAAGACTGAATATCATCATGGATTACAAATCTCCGAAAAGCGGGATGAGCGAAAGGATGCGTCCAAAGAACTTTGATTTTTTAAAAAAGACCGACCAGATAAAATTTGTCCTCATGGACGAGTCCGATTACACCTGGGCAAAGGGTGTGATCTCGGAGAATAAACTCGCCGAGAGGTTCGATAACATCCTGATGTCCCCTGCCTACGGCATCCTGCCTGCCAAAGACCTCGTGATGTGGGTATTGCGCGACAACCTTCCCGTCAGGGTGCAATTGCAGATCCATAAATACATCTGGGCTCCCGACGAGCACGAAGGGGTCTTTTAAGATGGGAATTCAGAAGGCAGAATTCAGAAGACAGAAGACAGATTAAAGAAAGTGAAATGGTTTGGCGTAGAACTTCAGGCGCTCAAAAAAGAAAACCTCCTCAGAAAACTTACCTGCATTGGCCCATCTCACGGCCCAAAGATCTTAATTAACGGTCAAACCTTTATCAATTTTTCCTCAAATGATTATCTCGGCTTGTCAGGCCATCCTGAAATTGTGAGGGCCGCCGCAGGGGCGTTAAAGGAATACGGACTCGGCTCCGGCTCATCAAGACTTCTGAGCGGCACATATACTCCGCATGAAAAACTTGAGGCGCGGATAGCCAAATTCAAAAGGACGGAAGCCGCCCTTGTATTCAACACAGGGTATGCTGCCAATACCGGGACCATTCCGGCGATAGCAGGAGATGATGCATTGATCTTCAGTGATGAGCTCAATCATGCGAGCATTGTTGACGGCGTGAGACTTTCAAAGGCCGATGTGAAAATTTATAAACATCGAGACGTAAATAATCTTGAATCTCTTTTAAAGAAAAATTGCAAAAGCAGATCGATCAAAAGACGCCTGATAATCACCGACACGATCTTCAGCATGGACGGAGACATTGCGCCGCTGAAGGACATTCTTTCTTTTTGTGAAAAATATGACGCACTGCTGATGATCGATGACGCTCATGGTACAGGTGTGATCGGGAAAACCGGCAGGGGCGCTCTTGAGCATTTCAACATTAGATCAAACCGCGTAATACAGATGGGCACGTTGAGTAAGGCGGCCGGATGTTTCGGCGCATTTGTCGCGGGTCCAACCGATTTAATAAACCTGCTGATCAGCAAGGCAAGGAGCTTCATCTATTCGACCTCCCTCCCTCCAGCAATTACTGAGGCAAGCACGAAAGCAATAGATATTGTTGAGAATGAGTCGGGACAGAGAAGGAATAAATTATGGAAAAACAGGTTGCGATTATCTGAAGGTCTCAAGGGCCTCGGTTTTGATACGCTTAACTCGGAGACGCCGATAATCCCGGTGCTGATCGGCGATACAAAAAAAACGTTGAAGGCGGGGGGTTATCTTTTCAAAGAAAAAATATTCGCCCCTGCAATACGCCCACCCAGTGTGCCGGAGGGAAAATGCAGATTAAGGTTTTCAGTAACCTCCGCACATACGGATAAAGATATTGATCGGGTGTTGGAGAGTTTAAGAAAGGTTAAAAACAAATAACCACAGAGACTCAGAGGCACGGAGATGTTTTTATAAAGACATTTTAATTCCTCCGTGTCTCAGTGCCTCAGTGGTTTTTAAATTATTACTAAAATGGTCTGTCTAATCACCGGTTCATCAAGAGGTCTCGGAAAATCTGTTGCTCTCGCTTTTGGAAAGCGGGGGCATCGGGTGGTTGTTCATTTCAAAGATAAAAAGAGTGAGGCTGATGCAGTTGCTTCCGGGATAAAAGAATCGCTGGCGCTCAAAGCTGATGTCAGAGATTTCAATGAGGTGAAATCTCTGGTTGAAAAAGTCGTGCGGAAATGGGGCCGCATTGATGTGCTTGTGAATAACGCAGGAATTACAAAAGAGGCCCTGCTGTTAAAGACATCCGAAAAAGATTTTGACGAAGTAGTTGACACCAACCTCAAGGGGCCGTTCAATTTCATCCGCGCCGTTGCTCCATACATGACAAAGCAGAAAACCAAACACATCATAAACATCTCCTCCATCGCCGGGATAAAAGGCAAGGCAGGTTTGTCAGCTTACTCAGCGTCAAAGGCTGGTCTCATCGGTTTAACTATAAGTGCGGCACGAGAACTTAGTAAACACAACATCATGGTCAACGCCGTTCTTCCCGGATACATGCTCACTGAAATGGGAATGGCATCGAATGAGAAAGCAAAAGAACTCGCGCTTCAGGACAGTCTTGTAAAAGAATTCTCTAACCCCGATAATGTCGCCGACTTTATCTGCTACCTTTCAGAGACAAAAGGAATAACAGAACAGGTTTTCAATCTGGATTCAAGGATATTGTAGGGGCGGGAGTTTAGAGACCGGCAATGGGAATTGACAAGCGCTTGGCATCATGCCATTATAGTCTTAATTCTGGTCAACCTTAATGGAGGTCATCGAAATGAAAACTTTATCGCTTTCCGAGGCAAAAATGAAATTAAGCGGGCTTGTCGAATCAGTTTCCAGGACCGACGAAGAGATAGTCATTACGAAAAACGGCTCACCCGCAGCTGTGTTGATAAGTCCTGACGAATTTGAGAGCCTTAAAGAGACCATTGCCGTCCGTTCTGATGTGTCTCTCATGAATGAAATTAAAAAGGGACTGAAAGCCCTGAAAGCAAAAAAGGCAAAACTATATACCCTTGATGAATTGTTCGGGTAACCTTCCCTGTCATGGCACATTCAACATACAAGCTGAAAATTCCCGATGATATTGCACATCTAATCCGCACACTGCACCCCGAACTTAAAAAAAAGAGCAGGGCCGGCCTCAAGGCCATTCTGTCAAATCCAGCCGACGGCAAAGCGCTTAAAGACGAACTCGCAGGACTGCGAAGCTTCCGTATCAGCAAATTCAGGATCATCTACAGAGAAGGCCGAAATGTAATCGAACTTGTCGCCATTGGTCCGCGTGAACGGATATATGAAGATACCTACCGGCTGTTGAAAAAAGAGGGTCTGGACTGACCGAGGAATTAACTATGCACAAAGGCATTTTCATAACAGGCACTGACACTGGCGTCGGCAAGTCATTTGTAGCAATCGGCCTGATGAGGGCTTTTAAGGAAATGGGATTGCAGGTCTGTCCCATGAAGCCGGTGGAGACAGGCTGCAAAGTTCAGAAGGGAAAGCTCGTTCCGGCGGATACAATGGAACTTATCAACGCTGCTGATGTGAATG
It contains:
- a CDS encoding type II toxin-antitoxin system RelE/ParE family toxin, coding for MAHSTYKLKIPDDIAHLIRTLHPELKKKSRAGLKAILSNPADGKALKDELAGLRSFRISKFRIIYREGRNVIELVAIGPRERIYEDTYRLLKKEGLD
- a CDS encoding nodulation protein NfeD translates to MSGKISFIFFSLLASLLFVSQSVADIIVIKADGVVNPVMSEYITKSIDEAEKEKAELLVIELDTPGGLDTSMRSIVKRMTASEVPVAVYVAPGGARAASAGVFITIAAHIAAMAPGTNIGAAHPVGVGEKMDKTMAEKAVNDAAAYIKSTAGKRGRNAEWAEKAVRESVSITETEALKLKVIDLVAADLKTLLDSIDNKEVETAAGKRVLKTKDVKIVMKEMGIRSKILDLISDPNVAYLLMLLGFYGIFFEMTNPGAIFPGVFGAISLILAFYSFQTLPVNYAGLLLIILALILFILEIKIISHGVLTIGGIISMTIGSLMLFESPLPFFQLSLKVVLPGVLLTTLFFFLTIRLAVKAQKQKPVTGAEGLVGLEGKARTDIHNEGMVFVHGEIWKAWSDGPIKAGENVIVEKVEHLRVKVRRS
- a CDS encoding SDR family NAD(P)-dependent oxidoreductase, producing MVCLITGSSRGLGKSVALAFGKRGHRVVVHFKDKKSEADAVASGIKESLALKADVRDFNEVKSLVEKVVRKWGRIDVLVNNAGITKEALLLKTSEKDFDEVVDTNLKGPFNFIRAVAPYMTKQKTKHIINISSIAGIKGKAGLSAYSASKAGLIGLTISAARELSKHNIMVNAVLPGYMLTEMGMASNEKAKELALQDSLVKEFSNPDNVADFICYLSETKGITEQVFNLDSRIL
- a CDS encoding type II toxin-antitoxin system Phd/YefM family antitoxin — encoded protein: MKTLSLSEAKMKLSGLVESVSRTDEEIVITKNGSPAAVLISPDEFESLKETIAVRSDVSLMNEIKKGLKALKAKKAKLYTLDELFG
- the bioF gene encoding 8-amino-7-oxononanoate synthase, which encodes MKWFGVELQALKKENLLRKLTCIGPSHGPKILINGQTFINFSSNDYLGLSGHPEIVRAAAGALKEYGLGSGSSRLLSGTYTPHEKLEARIAKFKRTEAALVFNTGYAANTGTIPAIAGDDALIFSDELNHASIVDGVRLSKADVKIYKHRDVNNLESLLKKNCKSRSIKRRLIITDTIFSMDGDIAPLKDILSFCEKYDALLMIDDAHGTGVIGKTGRGALEHFNIRSNRVIQMGTLSKAAGCFGAFVAGPTDLINLLISKARSFIYSTSLPPAITEASTKAIDIVENESGQRRNKLWKNRLRLSEGLKGLGFDTLNSETPIIPVLIGDTKKTLKAGGYLFKEKIFAPAIRPPSVPEGKCRLRFSVTSAHTDKDIDRVLESLRKVKNK
- a CDS encoding radical SAM protein, translating into MLKINEIFKSIQGESTFAGLPCTFIRLAGCNLRCTYCDTSYAYYNGKEIADDEIISKIDEYGVKYVEFTGGEPLLQEETPPLLKTLLDKGYTVLIETNGSICIGCLDKRLNIIMDYKSPKSGMSERMRPKNFDFLKKTDQIKFVLMDESDYTWAKGVISENKLAERFDNILMSPAYGILPAKDLVMWVLRDNLPVRVQLQIHKYIWAPDEHEGVF
- a CDS encoding ABC transporter permease, with protein sequence MKIPLSYSFRNLWTRRLTTILTASGIALVVFVFASILMLSEGLRKALVDTGSYDNVVIIRKGSDSEVQSGVERIQASIVETQPEVAIGADGKRLLAKELVVLISLPKRGTDKPSNVVIRGTSESSLPLRPQVKLVEGRLPRAGSSEILAGRSIAKRFKGGGLGETIRFGMRDWTVVGIFDAGNTGFSSEIWGDVDQLMSVFRRPAYSSVIFKLRDPSGFEKFKARVESDPRLTVEADRETVYYAKQSEMMAKFIRILGLSLTMIFSLGAIIGAMITMYSAVANRTAEIGTMRALGFRRRDILFAFMVESLLLSFTGGCAGLFFSSFMQLLTISTMNFQTFSELAFTFALTFEIFYKALLFSLIMGFIGGVLPAARASRMNIVEALREG